In Tubulanus polymorphus chromosome 2, tnTubPoly1.2, whole genome shotgun sequence, a single window of DNA contains:
- the LOC141900014 gene encoding threonylcarbamoyladenosine tRNA methylthiotransferase-like, translating into MPSVICESENFIDDIEDIVNKSNNVTLDERIAAKSKIVPRPRIKKNRPKSPAVKPEAESIIPGCQSIYVKTWGCAHNSSDGEYMAGQLASYGYKITDEKDTADLWILNSCTVKSPAEDHFRNEIMKAKETGKHLIVSGCVPQGQPKSDYLQGVSMIGVQQIDRVLEVVEETVKGHTVRLLGLKKQDGKKAGGASLMLPKIRKNPLIEIIAINTGCLNQCTYCKTKHARGELGSYPPDEIVARAKQSFEEGVVEIWLTSEDTGAYGRDIGVTLPQLLWKLVEAIPEGAMLRLGMTNPPYILEHLEEMAKILNHSRVYSFLHVPVQAASDSVLMDMKREYCLADFKHVVDFLKERVPGITIATDVICGFPTETAEDFQETLQLVDEYKFPSLFINQFFPRPGTPAAKMPRVPPPEVKQRTKAVSELFQSYKPYEHKLGEKQRVLVTEVSHDGQYYVGHNKYYDQVLVPKDENLMGKMMDIVVIETGKHYLKGQLITKTDVQRPLNIPPPLKKGEVSGMYITEEVKIEKPPSTWLRISVFMLLIALLYRLTCLMTGKNYTSIFSWNQT; encoded by the exons ATGCCATCAGTTATTTGTGAATCGGAAAACTTCATCGATGACATTGAAGATATTGTCAACAAGTCAAACAATGTAACTCTGGATGAAAGGATAGCCGCTAAATCTAAAATAGTCCCTCGACCTAGGATTAAAAAGAACAGACCAAAATCTCCGGCAGTGAAACCTGAAGCTGAAAGCATAATTCCTG GATGTCAATCGATTTACGTGAAAACATGGGGCTGCGCTCACAACAGTTCAGATGGAGAGTACATGGCTGGACAGCTTGCTTCATATGGCTATAAAATCACAG atgaaaaagataCAGCTGACTTGTGGATATTGAATAGTTGTACGGTTAAAAGTCCAGCCGAAGATCATTTCCggaatgaaataatgaaagcTAAAGAAACGGGTAAACATTTAATCGTTTCTGGCTGTGTACCTCAGGGTCAACCTAAATCTGATTATTTACAG GGAGTTAGTATGATTGGAGTTCAACAAATAGACAGAGTATTAGAGGTTGTTGAAGAGACGGTAAAAGGCCATACTGTACGTTTGCTTGGGCTGAAAAAACAAGATGGCAAAAAAGCTGGTGGAGCTTCTCTTATGCTCCCCAAAATACGTAAAAATCCATTAATTGAAATCATAGCTATAAATACAGG tTGTTTAAATCAGTGTACATACTGTAAAACCAAACATGCTCGTGGTGAACTGGGGAGCTACCCGCCTGATGAAATAGTGGCTAGAGCAAAGCAGTCATTTGaag AGGGTGTTGTAGAAATATGGTTGACCTCTGAAGACACTGGTGCTTATGGAAGAGATATTGGTGTCACGTTACCGCAGTTACTGTGGAAACTTGTAGAAGCCATACCTGAGGGAGCAATGTTACGACTAGGAATGACTAATCCGCCATACATATTGGAACATTTGGAG GAAATGGCTAAGATATTGAACCATTCGAGGGTATATTCATTTCTACATGTCCCTGTACAAGCGGCATCTGATAGCGTGTTAATGGATATGAAAAGGGAATACTGTTTAGCTGATTTCAAACATGTAGTGGATTTCCTCAAAGAGCGTGTACCTGGTATAACTATAGCAACTGATGTGATATGTGGTTTCCCTACTGAAACTGCAGAG GATTTCCAAGAAACTTTGCAACTTGTTGATGAATATAAGTTTCCCAGTCTTTTTATCAACCAGTTCTTCCCACGTCCTGGAACTCCAGCAGCTAAAATGCCACGAGTTCCTCCTCCAGAA GTAAAACAGCGAACGAAGGCAGTttctgaattatttcaatcatataAACCTTACGAACACAag TTAGGTGAAAAACAAAGAGTTCTAGTAACAGAAGTATCTCATGATGGTCAGTATTATGTGGGACACAATAAATACTATGACCAG GTGTTGGTCCCAAAAGATGAAAATCTCATGGGTAAGATGATGGACATAGTTGTCATTGAAACTGGCAAACATTACTTAAAGGGGCAACTAATCACAAAAACAGATGTCCAGAGACCTTTGAATATACCTCCTCCACTGAAGAAAGGCGAAGTTTCGGGAATGTATATTACG GAAGAAGTTAAAATTGAAAAGCCACCATCTACATGGTTGAGAATATCTGTATTTATGCTGCTTATAGCTTTATTATATCGACTAACATGCTTAATGACTGGAAAAAATTATACGTCTATTTTTTCATGGAATCAAACATAA
- the LOC141900021 gene encoding methylthioribose-1-phosphate isomerase-like — MALEAIRYKDGCLNIIDQLKLPDTTEFINISNVSDGWDAIKKMQVRGAPAIAIVGCLSFAVELRKLEFKSADELVSFVEGKLNYLVTARPTAVNMSDATNHLVNLCRKHLKNENCSVSELKNLILAEIEKMMEKDVAVNKAMGKYGGDHIIGMYNKPVSILTHCNTGSLATAGYGTALGVVRYLNDSKMLAEVFCTETRPYNQGARLTAYELVHEKMPATLVCDSMVSLLMQKREISGVIVGADRVVANGDTANKIGTYQIAIAAKHHNIPFFVAVPSTSIDLTLQTGDQIEIEERPAEEMTSVKGIRIAAPGINVWNPAFDVTPHELITGGIITEFGVFQPSELKDQLRKFI; from the exons ATGGCTTTAGAAGCGATTCGTTATAAAGACGGATGTCTCAACATCATCGATCAGTTGAAACTGCCTGACACAActgaatttatcaatatatctaATGTATCTGATGGGTGGGACGCTATCAAAAAGATGCAG GTAAGAGGTGCTCCAGCTATTGCTATCGTTGGTTGTTTGAGTTTTGCTGTTGAGCTGCGGAAATTAGAGTTCAAATCAGCTGATGAACTGGTGTCCTTCGTGGAAGGGAAACTTAACTACCTTGTTACTGCTCGACCAACTGCTGTTAATATGAGTGATGCTACTAATCATCTAGTCAACCTTTGTAGGAAACATCTAAAGAATGAGAATTGCTCAGTTTCAGAACTGAAAAACCt aatCTTGGCTGAAATTGAGAAGATGATGGAAAAAGATGTTGCTGTTAATAAGGCAATGGGGAAATATGGTGGAGATCATATTATAGGAATGTACAATAAACCTGTGAGCATTCTGACTCATTGTAATACTGGTTCACTGGCTACAGCTGGTTATGGAACAGCTTTAG GGGTTGTACGCTATCTTAATGATAGTAAAATGTTAGCCGAGGTATTTTGTACTGAAACCCGTCCATACAACCAGGGTGCAAGACTAACAGCTTATGAACTAGTGCATGAGAAGATGCCAGCTACACTTGTTTGCGACAGTATGGTTTCATTATTGATGCAAAAGCGTGAAATATCTGGTGTGATCGTTGGTGCTGATCGAGTGGTGGCTAATGGCGACACAGCGAATAAGATCGGTACTTATCAGATCGCCATTGCCGCTAAACATCATAACATTCCGTTCTTTGTAGCCGTGCCTTCTACAAGTATCGATCTAACTTTGCAAACTGGAGATCAAATAGAAATAGAGGAGCGTCCAGCTGAAGAGATGACAAGTGTCAAAGGAATCAGAATAGCCGCTCCAG GGATTAATGTGTGGAATCCAGCCTTTGATGTAACACCGCATGAACTAATTACGGGTGGTATTATCACAGAATTTGGCGTTTTTCAACCATCTGAATTGAAAGATCAGTTGAGAAAATTCATCTAG
- the LOC141900012 gene encoding venom phosphodiesterase 2-like — translation MDGEAGSKNILMMSTDDEVYLTGSRRQFLNTLRQERCRSIAVVSSVILVLIFLAIGVYFSVIYHGSQHKEEEWINSKCPTPGKAVCPKSFSVPPVILVSLDGFRADFLLRKMTPVLDRLRQCGSHVPYVRASYPTKTFVNHYTLATGLFPESNGIIDNNMYDQNMNYPFISSIPQTFQDPRWWLGDPIWNTVTKQNKISATYYWPGSDVRVEGMYPHYYRKYNKSVPFESRVQQVLKWLDLPDGKRPDFITLYFDEPDSAEHRTGIDSKLVNDKLKEVDRMVGLLMQGLFTRNLHNCVNIIVLADHGMSNTPCKNIVSLDKYINLTGIFVFEGSVGRINNDHEYIDGKVVPSKNPQPVEKLLSELRCKNEHLDVYRKEDLPKRLHYSNSRRIEELVLNSEDGWQFYMRNGTCGGGSHGFDNIYASMHALFIAHGPYIKQNTQSKSFLNIELYQLLTDLLQINPAPNNGTAGALHHLLVNPPKLQDRPVGRQYVKSSYPGSSTEYDKRASSMADCYCPNQNVSQLDERLNITDNNTQEYKKQHIPFGEPILLIDDTVSLLIQAKYITAYSEELHSAVWTSFTMSGTSQSLPVINSSLPCLRPDVRSPIFNQTATCQNFLDSKSNYSASPLYQPGIDGQAKDNMNAYILSNMVPMLPGFHLDVWSKLLSLVSKWQRMSKNLNIVMGPVYDYNADGLRDKKSEIKRYMGDIPVASHFFLVVTKCSKEGSEICEKYDASAFILPHKSKPVVCKEFKEYLLLNSARVRDVELLTGLLFYPKLPRYNTIRLQTFLLDSLWPVS, via the exons ATGGATGGTGAAGCTGGGTCAAAG aatattttaatGATGTCAACGGATGATGAGGTGTATCTTACAGGCTCGAGAAGACAG TTTTTAAACACTTTAAGACAAGAAAGATGCAGAAGTATTGCTGTTGTGTCTTCAGTG ATTTTAGTGCTGATATTTCTAGCAATCGGCGTCTACTTCAGTGTAATCTATCATGGATCTCAGCATAAAGAAGAGGAGTGGATCAACAGTAAATGTCCAACACCTGGAAAAGCAGTTTGCCCAAAATC ATTTTCCGTGCCGCCTGTGATTCTAGTATCTTTGGATGGATTCagagcagattttttacttcGTAAGATGACACCAGTATTAGACAGACTAAGACAATGTGGTTCACACGTGCCATATGTGAGAGCATCGTaccctacaaaaacatttgtcAATCACTATACATTAGCCACG GGATTGTTTCCTGAATCTAATGGCATTATAGACAATAATATGTACGACCAGAATATGAACTATCCTTTTATTTCGTCCATACCTCAAACATTCCAAGATCCGAGATGGTGGTTAGGTGACCCA ATATGGAACACAgtgacaaaacaaaacaagatATCGGCTACATATTACTGGCCAGGATCTGATGTCCGAGTTGAAG GAATGTATCCTCACTACTATAGGAAGTATAATAA atcAGTACCATTTGAAAGTAGAGTTCAGCAGGTTTTGAAATGGTTAGATCTCCCAGATGGCAAGAGACCTGATTTTATAACACTGTATTTCGATGAACCTGATTCTGCAGAGCATAGGACTGGAATCGATAGTAAACTA gtaaatgataaattgaaaGAGGTGGATAGGATGGTTGGATTACTGATGCAGGGACTTTTTACAAGGAATTTACATAATTGTGTAAATATTATAGTGTTGGCAGATCATG GAATGTCAAATACACCATGTAAGAACATTGTGTCACTTGATAAGTATATCAACCTAACTGGAATATTTGTGTTTGAGGGTAGTGTCGGAAGAATAAATAATGACCATGAATATATCGATGGAAAAGTCGTTCCTTCAAAGAATCCAC AGCCTGTTGAAAAATTACTGTCGGAGCTTCGGTGTAAAAATGAACATCTCGACGTATATCGAAAAGAAGATCTACCAAAACGTCTTCATTATTCGAACAGTAGGAGAATCGAAGAATTAGTACTGAATTCTGAGGATGGTTGGCAATTCTATATGAG AAATGGAACTTGTGGGGGTGGATCACATGGTTTTGATAATATCTACGCTAGTATGCAC GCATTATTCATTGCACACGGACCCTATATCAAACAGAATacccaatcaaaatcattCCTCAATATCGAATTATATCAATTGTTAACAG atttacTTCAAATAAACCCGGCCCCTAATAATGGAACTGCTGGAGCGTTACACCATTTATTGGTGAACCCGCCTAAACTACAGGACCGGCCAGTTGGCCGGCAATATGTAAAATCATCATATCCAGGTAGTTCTACTGAATATGACAAACGTGCATCATCAATGGCTGATTGTTACTGCCCC AATCAGAATGTGTCTCAACTGGATGAGCGATTGAATATAACAGATAACAATACTCAGGAATACAAGAAACAACACATTCCATTTGGTGAACCAATCCTGTTGATTGATGATACGGTTTCTTTGCTGATCCAAGCCAAATATATAACTGCTTACAGTGAAGAGTTACATTCAGCTGTGTGGACATCGTTTACCATGTCGGGCACTTCACAG AGTTTGCCCGTCATTAATAGCTCATTGCCCTGTTTACGACCTGATGTGCGATCTCCGATATTCAATCAAACTGCTACTTGTCAAAACTTCTTAGACTCCAAGTCAAACTATTCTGCTAGCCCTCTTTATCAGCCTG GAATTGATGGACAAGCAAAAGATAACATGAATGcatacattttatcaaataTGGTTCCAATGTTGCCAGGGTTTCATTTAG ATGTATGGAGTAAGCTACTGTCCTTGGTTTCGAAGTGGCAACGAATGTCTAAAAACTTGAATATCGTTATGGGCCCTGTCTATGATTACAACGCTGATGGATTACGGGataaaaaatctgaaataaagAG ATATATGGGAGATATACCGGTCGCTAGCCATTTCTTCTTGGTTGTTACTAAATGCAGTAAGGAGGGAAGTGAAATTTGTGAAAAGTATGATGCCTCGGCATTTATTCTGCCCCACAAATCTAAACCTGTTGTTTGTAAA GAATTCAAGGAGTACTTATTGTTGAATTCAGCGAGAGTTAGAGATGTGGAGTTATTGACTGGTTTACTGTTTTATCCTAAATTACCTCGTTACAATACTATTCGCTTACAGACATTCTTGTTGGATAGCTTGTGGCCTGTTAGTTAA